The Equus asinus isolate D_3611 breed Donkey chromosome 4, EquAss-T2T_v2, whole genome shotgun sequence genome has a segment encoding these proteins:
- the FIGN gene encoding fidgetin isoform X1 translates to MRVGLWNDLLCLCHIVLRREHYTVLTRCSVPNKRGLKMQWTPEHAQWPEQHFDITSTTRSPAHKVEAYRGHLQRTYQYAWANDDISALTASNLLKKYAEKYSGILEGPVDRPVLSNYSDAPSGLVNGRKNESEPWQPSLNSEAVYPMNCVPDVITASKAGVSSALPPADVSASIGSSPGVASNLTEPSYSSSTCGSHTVPSLHAGLPSQEYAPGYNGSYLHSTYSSQPAPALPSPHPSPLHSSGLLQPPPPPPPPPALVPGYNGTSNLSSYSYPSASYPPQTAVGSGYSPGGAPPPPSAYLPSGIPAPTPLPPTTVPGYTYQGHGLTPIAPSALTNSSASSLKRKAFYMAGQGDMDSSYGNYSYGQQRSTQSPMYRMPDNSISNSNRGNGFDRSAETSSLAFKPTKQLMSSEQQRKFSSQSSRALTPPSYSTAKNSLGSRSSESFGKYTSPVMSEHGDEHRQLLSHPMQGPGLRAATSSNHSVDEQLKNTDTHLIDLVTNEIITQGPPVDWNDIAGLDLVKAVIKEEVLWPVLRSDAFSGLTALPRSILLFGPRGTGKTLLGRCIASQLGATFFKIAGSGLVAKWLGEAEKIIHASFLVARCRQPSVIFVSDIDMLLSSQVSEEHSPVSRMRTEFLMQLDTVLTSAEDQIVVICATSKPEEIDESLRRYFMKRLLIPLPDSTARHQIIVQLLSQHNYCLNDKEFALLVQRTEGFSGVDVAHLCQEAAVGPLHAMPATDLSAIMPSQLRPVTYQDFENAFCKIQPSISQKELDMYVEWNKMFGCSQ, encoded by the exons ATGAGAGTTGGATTATGGAATGACCTGCTATGTCTGTGTCATATTGTTCTGCGCAGGGAGCATTATACTGTGCTAACTAGGTGTTCAGTACCAAATAAGAGAG GCTTGAAGATGCAGTGGACGCCAGAGCATGCCCAGTGGCCAGAACAGCACTTTGACATCACCTCAACCACGCGGTCTCCTGCCCACAAAGTGGAAGCCTACAGAGGTCATTTGCAGCGCACTTATCAGTACGCCTGGGCGAACGATGACATATCTGCGCTGACTGCATCCAACCTACTAAAAAAATATGCAGAGAAGTATTCTGGCATTTTGGAAGGCCCTGTGGACCGACCTGTACTCAGCAACTACTCAGATGCACCATCAGGACTAGTGAACGGTCGGAAAAATGAAAGCGAACCCTGGCAGCCTTCCTTGAATTCAGAAGCTGTTTATCCTATGAACTGTGTTCCGGATGTTATCACTGCCAGCAAAGCTGGAGTCAGTTCAGCCCTCCCTCCAGCAGATGTCTCTGCAAGTATAGGGAGCTCTCCTGGGGTGGCCAGCAACCTGACAGAACCTAGTTATTCAAGTAGTACCTGTGGAAGCCACACTGTACCTAGTCTTCATGCAGGGCTCCCGTCTCAGGAATATGCCCCAGGATACAACGGCTCATATCTGCATTCTACTTACAGTAGTCAGCCAGCACCTGCACTTCCTTCACCTCATCCAtcccctttgcatagctctgggcTCCTCCAGccgccaccaccacctcctccgCCACCAGCCCTGGTCCCAGGCTACAATGGGACTTCTAACCTCTCCAGTTACAGCTATCCCTCTGCTAGCTATCCTCCTCAGACTGCTGTGGGATCTGGGTACAGCCCTGGGGGGGCACCCCCTCCTCCTTCAGCATACCTGCCTTCAGGAATTCCTGCTCCTACCCCCTTGCCCCCCACCACTGTTCCTGGCTACACCTACCAGGGTCATGGTTTGACACCTATTGCACCCTCGGCTCTGACCAACAGTTCAGCAAGTTCTCTCAAAAGGAAAGCTTTCTATATGGCAGGGCAAGGAGATATGGACTCCAGTTATGGAAATTACAGCTATGGCCAACAGAGATCTACACAGAGTCCTATGTACAGAATGCCCGACAACAGCATTTCAAACTCAAATCGGGGGAATGGCTTTGACAGAAGTGCTGAAACATCATCCTTAGCATTTAAGCCAACGAAGCAGCTAATGTCctctgaacagcaaaggaaattTAGCAGCCAGTCCAGTAGGGCTCTGACCCCTCCTTCCTACAGTACTGCTAAAAATTCATTGGGATCAAGATCCAGTGAATCCTTTGGGAAGTACACATCGCCAGTAATGAGTGAGCATGGGGATGAGCACAGGCAGCTCCTCTCTCACCCAATGCAAGGCCCTGGACTCCGTGCAGCTACCTCATCCAACCACTCTGTGGACGAGCAACTGAAGAACACTGACACGCACCTCATCGACCTGGTAACCAATGAGATTATCACCCAAGGACCGCCAGTGGACTGGAATGACATTGCTGGTCTCGACCTGGTAAAGGCTGTCATTAAAGAGGAGGTTTTATGGCCAGTGTTGAGGTCAGATGCATTCAGTGGACTAACGGCCTTACCTCGGAGCATCCTTTTATTTGGACCTCGGGGAACAGGCAAAACATTATTGGGCAGATGCATAGCGAGTCAGCTAGGGGCCACATTTTTCAAAATCGCCGGTTCTGGGCTAGTCGCCAAGTGGTTAGGAGAAGCAGAGAAGATTATCCATGCCTCTTTTCTTGTGGCCAGGTGTCGCCAGCCCTCGGTGATTTTTGTCAGTGACATTGACATGCTTCTCTCCTCTCAAGTGAGTGAGGAACACAGTCCAGTCAGTCGGATGAGAACCGAATTTCTGATGCAGCTGGACACTGTACTAACTTCGGCTGAGGACCAAATTGTAGTAATTTGTGCCACCAGTAAAccagaagaaatagatgaatctcTTCGGAGGTACTTCATGAAACGACTTTTAATTCCACTTCCTGACAGCACAGCGAGGCACCAGATAATAGTACAACTGCTCTCACAGCACAATTACTGTCTCAATGACAAGGAGTTTGCACTGCTCGTCCAGCGCACAGAAGGCTTTTCTGGAGTAGACGTGGCTCATTTGTGTCAGGAAGCGGCAGTGGGCCCCCTCCATGCCATGCCAGCCACAGACCTTTCAGCCATTATGCCCAGCCAGTTGAGACCCGTTACATATCAAGACTTTGAAAATGCTTTCTGCAAGATTCAGCCTAGCATATCTCAAAAAGAGCTTGATATGTATGTTGAATGGAACAAAATGTTTGGTTGCAGTCAGTga
- the FIGN gene encoding fidgetin isoform X3, translating into MQWTPEHAQWPEQHFDITSTTRSPAHKVEAYRGHLQRTYQYAWANDDISALTASNLLKKYAEKYSGILEGPVDRPVLSNYSDAPSGLVNGRKNESEPWQPSLNSEAVYPMNCVPDVITASKAGVSSALPPADVSASIGSSPGVASNLTEPSYSSSTCGSHTVPSLHAGLPSQEYAPGYNGSYLHSTYSSQPAPALPSPHPSPLHSSGLLQPPPPPPPPPALVPGYNGTSNLSSYSYPSASYPPQTAVGSGYSPGGAPPPPSAYLPSGIPAPTPLPPTTVPGYTYQGHGLTPIAPSALTNSSASSLKRKAFYMAGQGDMDSSYGNYSYGQQRSTQSPMYRMPDNSISNSNRGNGFDRSAETSSLAFKPTKQLMSSEQQRKFSSQSSRALTPPSYSTAKNSLGSRSSESFGKYTSPVMSEHGDEHRQLLSHPMQGPGLRAATSSNHSVDEQLKNTDTHLIDLVTNEIITQGPPVDWNDIAGLDLVKAVIKEEVLWPVLRSDAFSGLTALPRSILLFGPRGTGKTLLGRCIASQLGATFFKIAGSGLVAKWLGEAEKIIHASFLVARCRQPSVIFVSDIDMLLSSQVSEEHSPVSRMRTEFLMQLDTVLTSAEDQIVVICATSKPEEIDESLRRYFMKRLLIPLPDSTARHQIIVQLLSQHNYCLNDKEFALLVQRTEGFSGVDVAHLCQEAAVGPLHAMPATDLSAIMPSQLRPVTYQDFENAFCKIQPSISQKELDMYVEWNKMFGCSQ; encoded by the coding sequence ATGCAGTGGACGCCAGAGCATGCCCAGTGGCCAGAACAGCACTTTGACATCACCTCAACCACGCGGTCTCCTGCCCACAAAGTGGAAGCCTACAGAGGTCATTTGCAGCGCACTTATCAGTACGCCTGGGCGAACGATGACATATCTGCGCTGACTGCATCCAACCTACTAAAAAAATATGCAGAGAAGTATTCTGGCATTTTGGAAGGCCCTGTGGACCGACCTGTACTCAGCAACTACTCAGATGCACCATCAGGACTAGTGAACGGTCGGAAAAATGAAAGCGAACCCTGGCAGCCTTCCTTGAATTCAGAAGCTGTTTATCCTATGAACTGTGTTCCGGATGTTATCACTGCCAGCAAAGCTGGAGTCAGTTCAGCCCTCCCTCCAGCAGATGTCTCTGCAAGTATAGGGAGCTCTCCTGGGGTGGCCAGCAACCTGACAGAACCTAGTTATTCAAGTAGTACCTGTGGAAGCCACACTGTACCTAGTCTTCATGCAGGGCTCCCGTCTCAGGAATATGCCCCAGGATACAACGGCTCATATCTGCATTCTACTTACAGTAGTCAGCCAGCACCTGCACTTCCTTCACCTCATCCAtcccctttgcatagctctgggcTCCTCCAGccgccaccaccacctcctccgCCACCAGCCCTGGTCCCAGGCTACAATGGGACTTCTAACCTCTCCAGTTACAGCTATCCCTCTGCTAGCTATCCTCCTCAGACTGCTGTGGGATCTGGGTACAGCCCTGGGGGGGCACCCCCTCCTCCTTCAGCATACCTGCCTTCAGGAATTCCTGCTCCTACCCCCTTGCCCCCCACCACTGTTCCTGGCTACACCTACCAGGGTCATGGTTTGACACCTATTGCACCCTCGGCTCTGACCAACAGTTCAGCAAGTTCTCTCAAAAGGAAAGCTTTCTATATGGCAGGGCAAGGAGATATGGACTCCAGTTATGGAAATTACAGCTATGGCCAACAGAGATCTACACAGAGTCCTATGTACAGAATGCCCGACAACAGCATTTCAAACTCAAATCGGGGGAATGGCTTTGACAGAAGTGCTGAAACATCATCCTTAGCATTTAAGCCAACGAAGCAGCTAATGTCctctgaacagcaaaggaaattTAGCAGCCAGTCCAGTAGGGCTCTGACCCCTCCTTCCTACAGTACTGCTAAAAATTCATTGGGATCAAGATCCAGTGAATCCTTTGGGAAGTACACATCGCCAGTAATGAGTGAGCATGGGGATGAGCACAGGCAGCTCCTCTCTCACCCAATGCAAGGCCCTGGACTCCGTGCAGCTACCTCATCCAACCACTCTGTGGACGAGCAACTGAAGAACACTGACACGCACCTCATCGACCTGGTAACCAATGAGATTATCACCCAAGGACCGCCAGTGGACTGGAATGACATTGCTGGTCTCGACCTGGTAAAGGCTGTCATTAAAGAGGAGGTTTTATGGCCAGTGTTGAGGTCAGATGCATTCAGTGGACTAACGGCCTTACCTCGGAGCATCCTTTTATTTGGACCTCGGGGAACAGGCAAAACATTATTGGGCAGATGCATAGCGAGTCAGCTAGGGGCCACATTTTTCAAAATCGCCGGTTCTGGGCTAGTCGCCAAGTGGTTAGGAGAAGCAGAGAAGATTATCCATGCCTCTTTTCTTGTGGCCAGGTGTCGCCAGCCCTCGGTGATTTTTGTCAGTGACATTGACATGCTTCTCTCCTCTCAAGTGAGTGAGGAACACAGTCCAGTCAGTCGGATGAGAACCGAATTTCTGATGCAGCTGGACACTGTACTAACTTCGGCTGAGGACCAAATTGTAGTAATTTGTGCCACCAGTAAAccagaagaaatagatgaatctcTTCGGAGGTACTTCATGAAACGACTTTTAATTCCACTTCCTGACAGCACAGCGAGGCACCAGATAATAGTACAACTGCTCTCACAGCACAATTACTGTCTCAATGACAAGGAGTTTGCACTGCTCGTCCAGCGCACAGAAGGCTTTTCTGGAGTAGACGTGGCTCATTTGTGTCAGGAAGCGGCAGTGGGCCCCCTCCATGCCATGCCAGCCACAGACCTTTCAGCCATTATGCCCAGCCAGTTGAGACCCGTTACATATCAAGACTTTGAAAATGCTTTCTGCAAGATTCAGCCTAGCATATCTCAAAAAGAGCTTGATATGTATGTTGAATGGAACAAAATGTTTGGTTGCAGTCAGTga
- the FIGN gene encoding fidgetin isoform X2, whose translation MISSTSVYGLKMQWTPEHAQWPEQHFDITSTTRSPAHKVEAYRGHLQRTYQYAWANDDISALTASNLLKKYAEKYSGILEGPVDRPVLSNYSDAPSGLVNGRKNESEPWQPSLNSEAVYPMNCVPDVITASKAGVSSALPPADVSASIGSSPGVASNLTEPSYSSSTCGSHTVPSLHAGLPSQEYAPGYNGSYLHSTYSSQPAPALPSPHPSPLHSSGLLQPPPPPPPPPALVPGYNGTSNLSSYSYPSASYPPQTAVGSGYSPGGAPPPPSAYLPSGIPAPTPLPPTTVPGYTYQGHGLTPIAPSALTNSSASSLKRKAFYMAGQGDMDSSYGNYSYGQQRSTQSPMYRMPDNSISNSNRGNGFDRSAETSSLAFKPTKQLMSSEQQRKFSSQSSRALTPPSYSTAKNSLGSRSSESFGKYTSPVMSEHGDEHRQLLSHPMQGPGLRAATSSNHSVDEQLKNTDTHLIDLVTNEIITQGPPVDWNDIAGLDLVKAVIKEEVLWPVLRSDAFSGLTALPRSILLFGPRGTGKTLLGRCIASQLGATFFKIAGSGLVAKWLGEAEKIIHASFLVARCRQPSVIFVSDIDMLLSSQVSEEHSPVSRMRTEFLMQLDTVLTSAEDQIVVICATSKPEEIDESLRRYFMKRLLIPLPDSTARHQIIVQLLSQHNYCLNDKEFALLVQRTEGFSGVDVAHLCQEAAVGPLHAMPATDLSAIMPSQLRPVTYQDFENAFCKIQPSISQKELDMYVEWNKMFGCSQ comes from the coding sequence GCTTGAAGATGCAGTGGACGCCAGAGCATGCCCAGTGGCCAGAACAGCACTTTGACATCACCTCAACCACGCGGTCTCCTGCCCACAAAGTGGAAGCCTACAGAGGTCATTTGCAGCGCACTTATCAGTACGCCTGGGCGAACGATGACATATCTGCGCTGACTGCATCCAACCTACTAAAAAAATATGCAGAGAAGTATTCTGGCATTTTGGAAGGCCCTGTGGACCGACCTGTACTCAGCAACTACTCAGATGCACCATCAGGACTAGTGAACGGTCGGAAAAATGAAAGCGAACCCTGGCAGCCTTCCTTGAATTCAGAAGCTGTTTATCCTATGAACTGTGTTCCGGATGTTATCACTGCCAGCAAAGCTGGAGTCAGTTCAGCCCTCCCTCCAGCAGATGTCTCTGCAAGTATAGGGAGCTCTCCTGGGGTGGCCAGCAACCTGACAGAACCTAGTTATTCAAGTAGTACCTGTGGAAGCCACACTGTACCTAGTCTTCATGCAGGGCTCCCGTCTCAGGAATATGCCCCAGGATACAACGGCTCATATCTGCATTCTACTTACAGTAGTCAGCCAGCACCTGCACTTCCTTCACCTCATCCAtcccctttgcatagctctgggcTCCTCCAGccgccaccaccacctcctccgCCACCAGCCCTGGTCCCAGGCTACAATGGGACTTCTAACCTCTCCAGTTACAGCTATCCCTCTGCTAGCTATCCTCCTCAGACTGCTGTGGGATCTGGGTACAGCCCTGGGGGGGCACCCCCTCCTCCTTCAGCATACCTGCCTTCAGGAATTCCTGCTCCTACCCCCTTGCCCCCCACCACTGTTCCTGGCTACACCTACCAGGGTCATGGTTTGACACCTATTGCACCCTCGGCTCTGACCAACAGTTCAGCAAGTTCTCTCAAAAGGAAAGCTTTCTATATGGCAGGGCAAGGAGATATGGACTCCAGTTATGGAAATTACAGCTATGGCCAACAGAGATCTACACAGAGTCCTATGTACAGAATGCCCGACAACAGCATTTCAAACTCAAATCGGGGGAATGGCTTTGACAGAAGTGCTGAAACATCATCCTTAGCATTTAAGCCAACGAAGCAGCTAATGTCctctgaacagcaaaggaaattTAGCAGCCAGTCCAGTAGGGCTCTGACCCCTCCTTCCTACAGTACTGCTAAAAATTCATTGGGATCAAGATCCAGTGAATCCTTTGGGAAGTACACATCGCCAGTAATGAGTGAGCATGGGGATGAGCACAGGCAGCTCCTCTCTCACCCAATGCAAGGCCCTGGACTCCGTGCAGCTACCTCATCCAACCACTCTGTGGACGAGCAACTGAAGAACACTGACACGCACCTCATCGACCTGGTAACCAATGAGATTATCACCCAAGGACCGCCAGTGGACTGGAATGACATTGCTGGTCTCGACCTGGTAAAGGCTGTCATTAAAGAGGAGGTTTTATGGCCAGTGTTGAGGTCAGATGCATTCAGTGGACTAACGGCCTTACCTCGGAGCATCCTTTTATTTGGACCTCGGGGAACAGGCAAAACATTATTGGGCAGATGCATAGCGAGTCAGCTAGGGGCCACATTTTTCAAAATCGCCGGTTCTGGGCTAGTCGCCAAGTGGTTAGGAGAAGCAGAGAAGATTATCCATGCCTCTTTTCTTGTGGCCAGGTGTCGCCAGCCCTCGGTGATTTTTGTCAGTGACATTGACATGCTTCTCTCCTCTCAAGTGAGTGAGGAACACAGTCCAGTCAGTCGGATGAGAACCGAATTTCTGATGCAGCTGGACACTGTACTAACTTCGGCTGAGGACCAAATTGTAGTAATTTGTGCCACCAGTAAAccagaagaaatagatgaatctcTTCGGAGGTACTTCATGAAACGACTTTTAATTCCACTTCCTGACAGCACAGCGAGGCACCAGATAATAGTACAACTGCTCTCACAGCACAATTACTGTCTCAATGACAAGGAGTTTGCACTGCTCGTCCAGCGCACAGAAGGCTTTTCTGGAGTAGACGTGGCTCATTTGTGTCAGGAAGCGGCAGTGGGCCCCCTCCATGCCATGCCAGCCACAGACCTTTCAGCCATTATGCCCAGCCAGTTGAGACCCGTTACATATCAAGACTTTGAAAATGCTTTCTGCAAGATTCAGCCTAGCATATCTCAAAAAGAGCTTGATATGTATGTTGAATGGAACAAAATGTTTGGTTGCAGTCAGTga